The proteins below are encoded in one region of Sideroxydans lithotrophicus ES-1:
- the ilvC gene encoding ketol-acid reductoisomerase: protein MKVYYDKDADLSLIKGKQVTIIGYGSQGHAHAQNLKESGVNVTVALRKNGASWKKAEGAGLKVAEVAAAVKGADVVMMLLPDENIPEVYNTEVAPNMKAGAALAFAHGFNVHYNQVVPRADVDVIMIAPKGPGHTVRSEYLKGGGVPTLIAVYQDKSGKAKDIALSYAAANGGTKGGVIETNFREETETDLFGEQAVLCGGAVELVKAGFETLTEAGYAPEMAYFECLHELKLIVDLMYEGGIANMNYSISNNAEYGEYVTGQRVIGDQARAAMKECLNNIQNGSYAKQFILEGRTNYPEMTARRRLNAVHPIEVVGGQLRAMMPWIGKNKLVDQSKN, encoded by the coding sequence ATGAAAGTTTATTACGACAAAGACGCAGACCTGTCCCTGATCAAGGGCAAGCAAGTGACCATCATCGGCTACGGCTCGCAAGGCCATGCCCATGCGCAGAACCTGAAAGAATCGGGCGTCAACGTGACCGTTGCCCTGCGCAAGAACGGTGCTTCCTGGAAGAAGGCCGAAGGTGCCGGTTTGAAGGTCGCCGAAGTTGCCGCCGCGGTAAAAGGCGCCGACGTGGTGATGATGCTGTTGCCGGACGAGAATATCCCCGAAGTCTACAACACCGAAGTCGCTCCCAACATGAAGGCGGGTGCAGCTTTGGCATTCGCACACGGCTTCAACGTGCACTACAACCAGGTCGTGCCGCGCGCCGACGTGGACGTGATCATGATCGCCCCGAAAGGCCCGGGCCACACCGTGCGTTCCGAATATCTGAAGGGCGGCGGCGTGCCCACGCTGATCGCCGTGTACCAGGACAAGAGCGGCAAGGCCAAGGATATCGCGCTGTCCTACGCGGCTGCCAACGGCGGCACCAAGGGCGGCGTGATCGAGACCAATTTCCGCGAAGAGACCGAGACCGACCTGTTCGGCGAACAAGCCGTGCTGTGCGGTGGCGCAGTGGAACTGGTCAAGGCCGGTTTCGAGACCCTGACCGAAGCCGGTTATGCTCCGGAAATGGCCTACTTCGAGTGCCTGCACGAACTGAAGCTGATCGTCGACCTCATGTACGAAGGCGGCATCGCCAACATGAACTACTCCATCTCCAACAACGCGGAATATGGCGAGTACGTCACCGGTCAGCGCGTGATCGGCGACCAGGCCCGCGCCGCGATGAAGGAATGCCTGAACAACATCCAGAACGGTTCCTACGCCAAGCAGTTCATCCTGGAAGGCCGCACCAACTATCCGGAAATGACTGCGCGCCGCCGTTTGAATGCCGTACACCCGATCGAAGTGGTGGGCGGGCAGTTGCGCGCCATGATGCCCTGGATCGGCAAGAACAAGCTGGTCGATCAATCGAAGAACTAG
- the ilvN gene encoding acetolactate synthase small subunit, whose amino-acid sequence MRHIISLLMENEAGALSRVSGLFSARGYNIESLTVAPTEDPTMSRMTIVTSGSDEVIEQITKQLNKLVDVVTVMDLTDGDHIERELMLVKVRAAGDDREELKRMTDIFRGRVIDVTDKTYTIELTGTGHKLDRFLQAIDQGLILETVRTGASGIGRGDRILKL is encoded by the coding sequence ATGCGGCATATCATCTCATTGCTGATGGAGAACGAAGCGGGCGCACTGTCACGTGTGTCGGGATTGTTCTCGGCGCGTGGATATAACATCGAATCGCTCACCGTGGCACCGACCGAGGATCCGACCATGTCGCGCATGACCATCGTCACCAGCGGTTCCGACGAAGTGATCGAGCAGATCACCAAACAGCTCAACAAGCTGGTGGATGTGGTGACGGTGATGGATCTGACCGACGGCGACCATATCGAGCGCGAGCTGATGCTGGTCAAGGTGCGTGCGGCAGGCGACGATCGCGAAGAACTGAAACGCATGACCGACATCTTCCGTGGCCGCGTCATAGACGTCACCGACAAGACCTATACCATCGAGCTGACCGGTACTGGGCACAAGCTGGATCGATTCCTGCAGGCGATCGATCAGGGCTTGATCCTGGAAACGGTGCGTACCGGTGCATCCGGCATCGGTCGCGGCGACCGCATTCTGAAACTTTGA
- a CDS encoding acetolactate synthase 3 catalytic subunit, whose amino-acid sequence MELTGAEITIRCLQEEGVEYVFGYPGGAVLFIYDELFKQEQVKHVLVRHEQAAVHAADGYARSTEKVGVALVTSGPGVTNAVTGIATAYMDSIPLVVISGQVPTSYIGEDAFQEVDAVGITRPCVKHNFLVKDAKDIASTLKKAFYLAKSGRPGPVLVDIPKDVSQQKAEYSYPATVSIRSYNPQTHGDIGQIKRAAQLLLEAKRPMVYAGGGVILSDAARQLTELVRLLGVPCTNTLMGLGGYPASDKQFVGMLGMHGTYEANLGMQNCDVLLAVGARFDDRVIGNVAHFNSVPRKIIHIDIDPASISKRVKVDVPIVGNVADVLSDLLAVLNSSKQKPDTAALKDWWKQIDEWRGANSLSYKNSTEIIKPQFVIETLHRITHGDAFVTSDVGQHQMWAAQYYKFDQPRRWINSGGLGTMGFGLPAAMGVQLAHPGATVACVTGEGSIQMNIQELSTCKQYNLPVKVIALNNRYLGMVRQWQEFFHGNRYSHSYMDALPDFVKVAEAYGHVGILVEKPSDVEGALKEAFALKDRLVFLDFRTDSTENVYPMVPGGKGLSEVILAEDL is encoded by the coding sequence ATGGAACTGACAGGCGCAGAAATAACCATCCGCTGTTTGCAGGAAGAGGGTGTCGAATATGTATTCGGCTACCCGGGCGGCGCAGTGCTTTTCATCTACGATGAGCTGTTCAAGCAGGAACAGGTCAAGCACGTGCTGGTACGCCACGAACAGGCGGCCGTACACGCGGCGGACGGCTATGCACGTTCTACGGAAAAGGTCGGCGTAGCCTTGGTGACCTCCGGTCCGGGCGTGACCAATGCGGTCACCGGGATCGCCACCGCCTACATGGATTCCATTCCGCTGGTGGTGATCAGTGGCCAGGTGCCGACCAGTTATATCGGCGAAGACGCATTCCAGGAAGTCGATGCGGTCGGCATCACCCGTCCCTGTGTCAAGCATAATTTCCTGGTCAAGGATGCCAAGGATATCGCCAGTACGCTGAAGAAAGCGTTCTATCTGGCGAAAAGCGGGCGACCGGGGCCTGTGCTGGTGGACATTCCCAAGGACGTGTCGCAGCAGAAGGCGGAATATTCGTATCCTGCGACAGTCAGCATCCGTTCCTATAATCCGCAGACCCATGGCGACATCGGGCAGATCAAGCGTGCAGCACAATTATTGCTGGAAGCCAAGCGCCCCATGGTGTATGCGGGTGGCGGCGTGATCCTGTCGGATGCGGCCAGGCAATTGACCGAACTGGTGCGCCTGCTGGGCGTGCCTTGCACCAACACACTGATGGGCTTGGGCGGTTATCCGGCGAGCGACAAGCAATTCGTCGGCATGCTGGGCATGCACGGCACTTACGAGGCCAACCTCGGCATGCAGAATTGCGATGTGCTGCTGGCAGTGGGGGCGCGTTTTGACGACCGCGTGATCGGCAACGTGGCGCACTTCAATTCGGTGCCGCGCAAGATCATCCATATCGATATCGACCCGGCCTCCATCTCCAAGCGTGTCAAGGTCGACGTACCCATCGTGGGCAATGTGGCGGACGTGCTGTCCGACCTGTTGGCGGTGCTGAACAGCAGCAAGCAGAAGCCCGACACGGCGGCATTGAAGGACTGGTGGAAACAGATCGACGAATGGCGCGGCGCGAATTCGCTGTCATACAAGAATTCGACCGAAATCATCAAACCCCAATTCGTGATCGAGACGTTGCACCGGATCACGCACGGCGATGCCTTTGTGACTTCCGATGTGGGCCAGCACCAGATGTGGGCGGCGCAATATTACAAGTTCGATCAGCCGCGCCGCTGGATCAATTCCGGCGGCCTGGGCACGATGGGTTTCGGCCTGCCTGCGGCGATGGGCGTGCAACTGGCGCACCCGGGCGCGACCGTGGCCTGCGTGACGGGCGAAGGCAGCATCCAGATGAACATCCAGGAACTGTCCACCTGCAAGCAATATAACCTGCCGGTCAAGGTGATCGCACTCAACAATCGTTACCTGGGCATGGTGCGCCAGTGGCAGGAATTCTTCCATGGCAACCGCTACTCGCATTCCTATATGGATGCGTTGCCGGACTTCGTGAAGGTCGCAGAGGCCTACGGGCATGTCGGTATCCTGGTCGAGAAGCCGTCCGATGTCGAGGGCGCGCTGAAGGAAGCCTTCGCACTCAAGGACAGACTGGTCTTCTTGGATTTTCGCACTGATTCAACCGAGAACGTTTATCCGATGGTCCCCGGCGGCAAGGGCTTGTCCGAAGTGATCCTGGCGGAGGATTTGTAA
- a CDS encoding RNA polymerase sigma factor: MRAEYSGATDLSTPQQLSEFLAQAERRAYKQAQFAVRDEHAALDIVQDAMMKLAERYGDHPAEEFPMLFQRILQNTIRDYYRRQKVRSFWTTLMSALTPQHDVEDFDPLDTLQDEDNESQPAHPDEALAQSQLIEIIEEVLDKLPARQREAFLLRYWEELDTSETAAAMGCSEGSVKTHCSRATHALAALLRERGVDLS, translated from the coding sequence ATGCGCGCCGAATATTCCGGAGCCACCGATCTGTCTACGCCACAGCAACTTTCCGAATTCCTTGCACAGGCAGAACGGCGCGCCTATAAACAGGCGCAGTTCGCTGTACGCGACGAACATGCGGCTCTCGATATCGTGCAGGATGCCATGATGAAGCTCGCCGAACGCTATGGTGACCATCCCGCCGAAGAGTTTCCCATGCTGTTCCAGCGCATCCTGCAGAACACCATCAGGGATTATTACCGCCGGCAGAAAGTACGCTCGTTCTGGACCACGCTGATGTCGGCACTGACGCCCCAGCACGATGTGGAAGATTTCGACCCGCTCGACACCCTGCAGGATGAGGACAATGAGAGTCAGCCGGCGCATCCCGACGAAGCGCTGGCACAATCCCAGTTGATTGAGATAATTGAAGAAGTTTTGGATAAACTCCCTGCTCGTCAACGCGAAGCCTTCCTGCTGCGTTATTGGGAGGAACTGGATACATCGGAAACAGCTGCAGCCATGGGCTGCTCGGAGGGCAGTGTCAAGACCCATTGCTCGCGAGCCACTCACGCGCTTGCCGCCTTGCTTAGAGAAAGGGGGGTAGACCTATCATGA
- a CDS encoding DUF3619 family protein, translating to MKNRLTNKDIGHLLNLSANQLDRDIANSLYAARQQALQRQRASTPIWTNQNGLLHGHLRLSPRALNWVIAAVVVSLLAINLSYWNRMVERDHSDIDIAILTDDLPVDMYVDTTNTD from the coding sequence ATGAAAAACAGATTGACTAACAAAGATATCGGGCATCTGCTGAATCTATCCGCCAATCAACTCGATCGGGATATTGCGAATAGCCTCTACGCTGCGCGACAGCAGGCCTTGCAACGCCAACGGGCTTCCACGCCAATCTGGACGAACCAGAACGGTTTGCTGCATGGACATCTGCGACTTTCCCCGCGTGCGCTCAACTGGGTCATTGCGGCTGTTGTGGTCAGCCTGTTGGCAATCAACCTGTCCTACTGGAATCGCATGGTCGAGCGCGACCACAGCGATATCGATATCGCCATCCTGACAGACGATTTGCCGGTCGACATGTATGTCGATACAACGAACACGGACTGA
- a CDS encoding DUF3106 domain-containing protein, producing the protein MPFLLRNIFALLFVAVSCLPVAALAQSWASLTPHQKDALAPLADTWDTLSEKQHVNFLSIARRYPRLSPEKQKRLHAQMTKWSKLTPEQRDHARAKYRAFNKVPAEQREAVKRMVREQQAQAASGVPPAPASP; encoded by the coding sequence ATGCCTTTTTTGCTCAGGAATATCTTTGCCCTGCTGTTTGTTGCAGTATCCTGCCTGCCGGTCGCAGCCCTCGCCCAATCGTGGGCGAGTCTCACCCCGCATCAAAAAGACGCGCTCGCCCCACTGGCAGACACTTGGGACACCCTGTCGGAAAAACAGCATGTGAACTTCCTGTCGATCGCCAGGCGCTATCCACGGCTCAGCCCGGAGAAGCAAAAACGCCTGCACGCGCAAATGACCAAATGGAGCAAACTGACGCCTGAGCAGCGCGACCATGCCAGGGCAAAATACCGGGCTTTCAACAAGGTACCGGCAGAACAGCGCGAAGCTGTGAAAAGGATGGTGCGCGAGCAACAAGCGCAAGCCGCAAGCGGCGTTCCGCCAGCACCTGCCTCTCCCTGA
- the lptG gene encoding LPS export ABC transporter permease LptG gives MRLLTRYLRREIYASVALVFAALIMLFALLDLVNELNSMGRGDYRLGYVLLFVTLTIPGHIYELFPVAVLIGTIFALVQMAASSELTVYRSSGVSLKQMIVMLVKIGLPLVVLCFLFGEVIAPPSERMAQELRMKAQNLKVSVKEFRSGVWAKDERSFINVRSMLPDTSLLDVSIYEFDATYHLRSITSAEHASYLDEDRWQLDGVRQTLFSKQGATTDNRPRAEWHTSLNPDILSVLLVVPEQMSAWNLYQYTMHLRENHQKTSRYEIAMWNKLVYPLAVLVMMLLALPFSAYQRREGGISGKIFMGIVLGLSFHFVGRLFANVGALNDWSPLLSATAMSWLFLALAMGMLWRTERR, from the coding sequence ATGAGGTTGCTGACCCGTTATCTGCGGCGGGAGATATATGCCAGCGTCGCGCTGGTGTTCGCCGCGCTCATCATGCTGTTCGCCCTGCTCGATCTGGTCAACGAGCTGAATTCGATGGGGCGCGGCGATTACCGTCTGGGTTATGTGCTGCTGTTCGTGACGCTGACCATTCCCGGACATATCTATGAACTCTTCCCTGTCGCGGTATTGATCGGTACCATCTTCGCGCTGGTGCAGATGGCGGCGAGCTCGGAATTGACCGTGTATCGCAGTTCGGGTGTTTCGCTCAAACAGATGATAGTTATGCTGGTCAAGATCGGCCTGCCGCTGGTGGTGCTGTGTTTCCTGTTCGGTGAGGTCATCGCGCCGCCGAGCGAGCGCATGGCCCAGGAGCTGCGAATGAAAGCGCAGAACTTGAAGGTCTCGGTCAAGGAGTTCAGGTCGGGTGTGTGGGCGAAGGACGAGCGCAGCTTCATCAACGTGAGAAGCATGCTGCCCGATACTTCATTGCTGGATGTCAGCATCTACGAGTTCGATGCAACTTATCATTTGCGCAGCATCACCTCGGCTGAGCATGCGTCTTATCTGGATGAGGATCGCTGGCAACTGGACGGCGTGCGGCAGACGCTTTTCAGCAAGCAGGGCGCCACCACCGACAACCGTCCTCGTGCGGAATGGCACACTTCGCTGAATCCCGATATCCTCAGCGTGCTGCTGGTGGTGCCTGAACAGATGTCGGCCTGGAACCTGTATCAGTACACCATGCATTTGCGCGAGAATCATCAGAAGACCTCGCGTTATGAGATCGCGATGTGGAACAAGCTGGTCTATCCGTTAGCCGTGCTGGTGATGATGTTGCTGGCATTGCCTTTCTCTGCCTACCAGCGCCGGGAGGGTGGCATCAGCGGCAAGATATTCATGGGGATAGTGCTGGGCCTGAGCTTCCACTTCGTTGGCCGGCTGTTTGCCAATGTCGGAGCCTTGAATGACTGGTCACCGCTATTGAGCGCGACTGCGATGAGCTGGCTGTTCCTTGCGCTGGCCATGGGGATGCTCTGGCGTACCGAGCGCAGGTAG
- the lptF gene encoding LPS export ABC transporter permease LptF: MTDYPQSLPQKSKKPRPHGIFYWALVREFASTGLLVSSILLGIVVFTQLIRLLGESVSGMLAVDGVLAMLGFTSLNYLPVLLSISLFLSVLLTLSRSYRDSEMVVWFTSGIGLTRWIRPVLGYAIPVTLLIALLSLVLSPWALSKADEFKRRLDSRDDVSAATPGVFRESKQADRVFFLEDVDSQKKRVGNIFVQSTQNGKEGTMVAKEGYQETAPNGDRFLVMLNGTRYEGIPGRADFRIVEFERYAMRIEPAELREDLPHLQAFSTLYLLQNPTAWNLSELEWRIGLPLSALILSLLAIPLSYVNPRAGRSLNLIAAMVIYMFYNNMISVTNSWVARGKISPSAGLLGIHLLMFGVMLVLFYHRSSASSWRRLKR, from the coding sequence ATGACGGATTATCCGCAATCCCTGCCACAAAAGTCAAAGAAGCCTCGTCCGCACGGCATCTTTTACTGGGCGCTGGTGCGCGAGTTCGCCAGCACGGGATTGCTGGTGTCCTCTATCCTGCTGGGCATCGTCGTGTTCACCCAGCTGATCCGTCTGCTGGGTGAGTCGGTCAGCGGCATGCTGGCGGTGGACGGTGTGCTCGCGATGCTGGGCTTCACGTCGCTCAATTACCTGCCGGTGCTGCTGTCCATCAGCCTGTTCCTTTCAGTGCTGCTGACGCTGTCGCGCAGTTACCGCGACAGCGAGATGGTGGTGTGGTTCACTTCCGGTATCGGGCTGACGCGCTGGATACGACCGGTGCTGGGCTACGCCATCCCGGTGACGCTGCTGATCGCGCTGCTCAGCCTGGTATTGTCGCCGTGGGCCTTGTCCAAGGCGGACGAATTCAAGCGCAGGCTGGACAGCCGCGACGATGTGTCCGCCGCGACACCGGGGGTGTTCCGCGAATCCAAGCAGGCGGACCGCGTGTTCTTCCTGGAAGATGTCGACTCGCAGAAAAAACGCGTCGGCAACATCTTCGTGCAATCCACCCAGAACGGCAAGGAAGGTACGATGGTCGCCAAGGAAGGGTACCAGGAGACCGCACCGAACGGCGACCGCTTCCTGGTGATGCTGAATGGCACGCGTTATGAGGGCATTCCCGGCCGGGCTGATTTCAGGATCGTCGAGTTCGAGCGTTACGCGATGCGCATCGAACCTGCCGAATTGCGGGAAGATTTGCCTCACCTTCAGGCCTTTTCCACTCTTTATCTGCTGCAGAATCCGACCGCATGGAATTTGTCGGAACTGGAATGGCGCATCGGGTTGCCGCTCAGTGCGCTGATCCTGTCCCTGCTGGCTATCCCTTTGAGTTATGTGAATCCGCGCGCCGGGCGCTCGCTCAATCTGATCGCCGCGATGGTGATCTATATGTTCTATAACAACATGATCAGCGTGACCAATTCCTGGGTCGCGCGCGGCAAGATCAGCCCGTCAGCAGGCCTGCTGGGTATCCATTTGCTGATGTTCGGCGTGATGCTGGTGTTGTTCTACCATCGCTCGTCTGCTTCTTCGTGGCGCAGGTTGAAACGATGA
- a CDS encoding leucyl aminopeptidase, which yields MEFSIKQGSPEKLKSGCVVVGVSDGGKLSKAAQVLDKAAKHALSDLIARGDMSGKAASTLLLHKLPGVAAERVLLVGLGKSSELNNKTSTEILESAFSALNKTPAKDATLYIVDEGVGKDAAWVVRQAVFAAAEQAFRADGMKSKPAKAATLKHITFATLDKPAANLKTALDQAAATARGTELTKTLGNLPGNICTPTYLAAKALALGKSHKSVKTTVLDEKAMQKLGMGSLLSVTRGSTQPAKLITMEYYGAAKTQKPIVLVGKGITFDTGGISLKPGAEMDEMKYDMCGAASVFGTLQAIAEMGLKLNVVGVIPTCENMPSGEATKPGDIVTSMSGQTIEILNTDAEGRLILCDALTYSKKFNPDTVIDIATLTGACVIALGHVASGMFSNEDKLAKELIAAGEQSHDRIWQLPLWEDYQPLLDSNFADMANIGGRAGGTITAACFLARFTKDYRWAHLDIAGTAWLSGKQKGATGRPVPLLTQYLINRTNGK from the coding sequence GTGGAATTTAGCATAAAACAAGGCAGTCCGGAAAAACTGAAGAGCGGCTGCGTCGTGGTCGGCGTATCCGATGGCGGCAAATTGTCGAAGGCCGCACAAGTGCTCGACAAGGCTGCCAAGCACGCGCTCAGCGACCTCATCGCCCGCGGCGACATGAGCGGCAAAGCCGCATCCACCCTGCTGCTGCACAAGCTGCCGGGCGTCGCAGCCGAGCGCGTGCTGCTGGTCGGCCTGGGCAAATCCAGCGAACTGAACAACAAGACCAGCACCGAGATCCTGGAATCGGCTTTCAGCGCATTGAACAAGACGCCAGCCAAGGATGCGACGCTTTACATCGTCGACGAGGGCGTGGGCAAGGATGCCGCCTGGGTCGTCCGGCAAGCCGTGTTCGCCGCCGCCGAACAGGCGTTCCGCGCCGACGGCATGAAGAGCAAGCCGGCCAAGGCCGCCACGCTCAAGCACATCACCTTCGCCACACTCGACAAACCGGCTGCAAACCTGAAGACCGCACTCGACCAGGCAGCCGCCACCGCACGCGGCACGGAACTCACCAAGACGCTGGGCAACCTGCCCGGCAACATCTGCACCCCGACCTACCTCGCCGCCAAGGCACTCGCCCTGGGCAAGTCGCACAAGAGCGTCAAGACCACGGTGCTGGATGAGAAAGCCATGCAGAAACTGGGCATGGGCTCCCTCCTTTCCGTCACGCGCGGCAGCACCCAACCGGCCAAGCTGATCACCATGGAATACTACGGTGCAGCGAAGACGCAGAAGCCCATCGTGCTGGTCGGCAAGGGCATCACCTTCGATACCGGCGGCATCTCGCTCAAACCGGGCGCCGAGATGGACGAGATGAAATACGACATGTGCGGTGCCGCCAGCGTGTTCGGCACCCTGCAGGCCATTGCCGAAATGGGGCTCAAACTCAATGTGGTCGGCGTGATCCCGACTTGCGAGAACATGCCTTCCGGCGAAGCTACCAAGCCGGGCGACATCGTCACCAGCATGTCCGGCCAGACCATCGAGATATTGAACACCGATGCCGAAGGCCGCCTGATCCTGTGCGACGCACTGACCTACTCGAAGAAGTTCAATCCCGACACCGTCATCGACATCGCCACGCTCACCGGAGCCTGCGTGATCGCATTGGGCCATGTCGCCAGCGGCATGTTCAGCAACGAAGACAAACTGGCCAAGGAACTGATCGCGGCGGGGGAACAGTCGCACGACCGCATCTGGCAACTGCCGCTGTGGGAAGACTACCAGCCGCTGCTGGACAGCAACTTCGCCGACATGGCGAACATCGGTGGCCGCGCGGGTGGCACCATCACCGCCGCCTGTTTCCTGGCGCGCTTCACCAAGGACTACCGCTGGGCGCACCTCGACATCGCGGGCACGGCCTGGCTATCCGGCAAACAAAAGGGCGCAACCGGCCGGCCGGTGCCCCTGCTGACGCAGTATTTGATCAACCGCACAAACGGCAAATGA
- a CDS encoding DNA polymerase III subunit chi — protein sequence MTKVDFYTGSEDKLRTACQLSHKAMQNGLRVLLHAPDEATADKLDQLLWHYPPTAFMPHCHSHEADAATLPVVIGRDEAFPHSELLISLHNACLPFFSRFERVIEIVSQDDADAKLGRERYVFYKDRGYELRHFDLRKT from the coding sequence ATGACCAAAGTAGATTTCTATACCGGCAGCGAAGACAAGCTGCGCACCGCCTGTCAGCTGAGCCACAAGGCGATGCAGAACGGCCTGCGCGTGCTGCTGCACGCACCCGACGAGGCCACTGCCGACAAGCTGGACCAGCTGCTGTGGCATTACCCGCCCACCGCATTCATGCCGCACTGCCATAGCCATGAAGCGGATGCCGCCACGCTGCCGGTGGTCATCGGCCGCGACGAGGCATTTCCTCATTCCGAGCTGCTGATCAGCCTGCACAACGCCTGCCTGCCGTTCTTCAGCCGCTTCGAGCGCGTCATCGAGATCGTCAGCCAGGATGACGCCGATGCCAAACTGGGACGCGAGCGCTATGTCTTCTACAAAGACCGCGGCTACGAGCTGCGCCACTTCGACCTGCGCAAGACATGA